A genomic region of Pseudodesulfovibrio sp. S3 contains the following coding sequences:
- a CDS encoding tRNA (adenine-N1)-methyltransferase: MIEPGQLILLISHKGKRYLRKLESGGEVHTHDGKLLMDEVAEAGFGQYVKTHLGRAYLILKPTLHDLIKGVKRQTQIMYPKEIGYLMMKLGIGPGSTVIESGTGSGGLTTALAWFVGDTGKVITYERRADFFKLAGKNLERVGLANRVEQVNQNIEDGFKHSGADALFLDVRTPWEYLSSIPEAVIPGAMCGFLLPTVNQVSDLLRGLEDGPFAEMEVLEILIRRWKPVADRLRPDDRMVAHTGFLVFARYMEPPKDASDSLEYADDGEADEENLPDDLDISEDE; encoded by the coding sequence CTCATTCTGCTCATCAGCCACAAGGGCAAACGGTATCTGCGCAAGCTCGAGTCGGGCGGCGAAGTGCATACCCATGACGGCAAGCTGCTCATGGATGAGGTGGCCGAGGCCGGCTTCGGCCAGTACGTCAAGACCCATCTCGGCAGGGCGTACCTGATACTCAAGCCGACCCTGCATGATCTGATCAAAGGCGTGAAGCGCCAGACCCAGATCATGTATCCCAAGGAGATCGGATATTTGATGATGAAGCTGGGTATCGGTCCCGGTTCCACGGTCATCGAATCCGGCACCGGTTCTGGCGGGCTGACCACGGCTCTGGCCTGGTTCGTGGGCGACACCGGCAAGGTGATCACCTATGAACGGCGTGCGGATTTCTTCAAGCTGGCGGGCAAGAACCTCGAGCGCGTGGGGTTGGCCAATCGTGTGGAGCAGGTCAACCAGAACATCGAGGACGGCTTCAAGCATTCCGGTGCAGACGCACTGTTCCTGGATGTGCGTACGCCTTGGGAATATCTCTCTTCCATCCCGGAGGCCGTCATTCCCGGTGCCATGTGCGGCTTTCTGCTGCCCACGGTGAACCAGGTGTCCGACCTGCTGCGCGGATTGGAGGACGGCCCGTTCGCTGAAATGGAAGTTCTGGAAATACTCATTCGCAGGTGGAAGCCGGTGGCCGACCGGTTGCGCCCGGATGATCGCATGGTGGCCCACACGGGCTTCCTGGTGTTCGCCCGGTACATGGAGCCGCCCAAGGACGCGTCCGACAGCCTTGAGTATGCAGATGACGGCGAGGCGGATGAGGAAAACCTGCCGGACGACCTGGACATTTCAGAAGATGAATAA